Proteins co-encoded in one Ruegeria sp. YS9 genomic window:
- the dacB gene encoding D-alanyl-D-alanine carboxypeptidase/D-alanyl-D-alanine-endopeptidase — MTGRFSRRVFLGGLGASLIPVAGLAQAPLVSLRPRARGVPLSGAERLVAAAGLTGEVVFAVADVATGTTLEVFGEGTGLPPASVGKAMTALYALDVLGPDHRFETRLIADGPIENGILHGDLILAGGGDPLLDTDALATMAANLREAGIIEVRGAFKVYDGALPFVFSIDPGQPDHVGYSPAISGISLNFNRVHFEWKRAGKGYDVTMDARSARYVPAVDVAAMRVENRSLPIYTYQPSPRQDRWTVAKGALGNGGARWLPVRKPALYAGDVFRTLARSNGIVLNRVQVTREAPKGVDLVVHRSDPLDSILRGMLKYSTNLTAEMVGLAATKARGIDPRNLAESAAEMNLWASQSFGVNGIAMVDHSGLGDASRMVPADLVAALVAARKMGALRPLMKPFALTDRNGRPVKNHPIKVDAKTGTLNFVSGLGGFLTTADGVDLAFAIFTADVAHRAKIPRAQRERPEGARSWNRRSRKLQRALLERWGALYGS; from the coding sequence ATGACTGGTCGTTTTTCACGTCGTGTGTTTCTGGGGGGATTGGGGGCATCTCTGATCCCGGTAGCTGGTCTGGCGCAGGCGCCGTTGGTCTCGCTCAGGCCGCGCGCGCGTGGTGTGCCGTTGAGTGGCGCCGAGCGTTTGGTCGCAGCCGCAGGGTTGACGGGCGAAGTTGTTTTCGCCGTTGCGGATGTGGCGACGGGGACGACGCTGGAGGTTTTTGGCGAAGGTACGGGTTTGCCCCCGGCCAGCGTCGGCAAGGCGATGACCGCGCTTTACGCACTGGACGTTCTGGGACCTGACCATCGGTTCGAAACCCGTTTGATCGCAGATGGGCCAATTGAAAACGGAATTCTGCATGGCGATCTGATACTGGCAGGCGGGGGCGATCCGCTGTTGGACACGGATGCGCTGGCCACGATGGCGGCCAACCTGCGCGAAGCCGGAATTATCGAGGTTCGCGGAGCCTTCAAGGTCTATGACGGGGCGCTGCCCTTCGTGTTCAGTATTGATCCCGGACAGCCGGATCATGTGGGGTACAGCCCGGCGATCAGTGGGATATCGTTGAATTTCAATCGGGTCCATTTCGAGTGGAAGCGTGCCGGTAAGGGTTATGATGTGACCATGGATGCACGCAGCGCGCGCTATGTGCCGGCAGTGGATGTGGCAGCCATGCGGGTCGAGAACCGCAGCTTGCCGATCTATACGTATCAGCCAAGCCCGCGTCAGGATCGCTGGACCGTGGCCAAGGGCGCGCTGGGCAATGGCGGCGCGCGCTGGCTGCCTGTACGCAAACCGGCATTGTACGCGGGTGATGTGTTTCGCACTTTGGCCCGATCCAATGGAATCGTTCTGAATCGGGTGCAGGTGACACGAGAGGCGCCAAAAGGTGTCGACCTTGTCGTGCATCGCAGCGATCCATTGGACAGTATTTTGCGCGGGATGCTGAAATACTCAACCAACCTGACGGCCGAGATGGTCGGATTGGCCGCAACCAAAGCGCGCGGCATTGACCCGCGGAACCTGGCAGAGTCGGCGGCCGAGATGAATCTCTGGGCGTCTCAGAGCTTTGGCGTGAACGGGATCGCGATGGTCGATCATTCCGGTCTTGGCGATGCCTCGCGTATGGTGCCGGCGGATCTGGTCGCGGCCCTTGTCGCGGCCCGGAAAATGGGCGCATTGCGCCCATTGATGAAGCCATTTGCCTTGACGGATCGCAATGGACGGCCGGTCAAGAACCACCCGATCAAGGTCGATGCCAAGACAGGGACATTGAACTTCGTATCCGGGCTGGGCGGTTTCCTGACAACGGCGGACGGGGTTGATCTGGCTTTTGCCATTTTTACGGCGGACGTGGCCCATCGCGCCAAGATCCCACGCGCACAACGTGAACGGCCTGAAGGTGCGCGCAGTTGGAACCGCAGGTCGCGGAAACTGCAACGGGCCTTGCTGGAACGTTGGGGCGCACTCTACGGAAGCTGA
- the ettA gene encoding energy-dependent translational throttle protein EttA has product MAAYQYVYHMQGVSKTYPGGKKCFENIHLSFLPGVKIGVVGVNGAGKSTLMKIMAGLDTDFTGEAWAAEGAKVGYLPQEPQLDESLTVRENVMLGVAGKKAKVDRFNEIAMEIAENYSDELMEEMTALQDAIDAENLWDLDSQIDVSMEALRCPPDDADIANLSGGEKRRVALCKLLLEAPDMLLLDEPTNHLDAETIAWLQQHLIDYKGTILIVTHDRYFLDDITGWILELDRGRGIPYEGNYSSWLEQKAKRLEQEAREDKSKQKTLQRELEWMRQGQKARQAKSKARINAYNELAEQSEREKLTRAQIVIPNGPRLGSKVIEVNGLAKHMGDKQLIENLSFSLPPGGIVGVIGPNGAGKSTLFKMLTGQEKPDAGTIEYGDTVQLSYVDQSRDDLNDNDTVWEAITGGAEIIQLGDAQVNSRAYCSSFNFKGGDQQKKVSLLSGGERNRVHMARLLKEGGNVLLLDEPTNDLDVETLRALEDALVDFAGCAVVISHDRFFLDRICTHILAFEGDAHVEWFEGNFEDYEEDKKRRLGPDALEPKRLKHKKFAR; this is encoded by the coding sequence ATGGCCGCCTATCAATATGTCTACCACATGCAGGGTGTCTCCAAGACCTATCCCGGTGGCAAGAAATGCTTTGAAAACATCCACCTGAGCTTTCTGCCCGGCGTGAAGATCGGTGTCGTCGGCGTCAACGGTGCGGGTAAATCGACCCTGATGAAGATCATGGCCGGCCTCGACACCGACTTCACCGGCGAGGCATGGGCCGCCGAGGGTGCCAAGGTCGGCTATCTGCCGCAGGAACCGCAACTGGACGAATCCCTGACCGTTCGTGAAAACGTCATGCTGGGCGTGGCCGGGAAAAAGGCCAAGGTCGACCGGTTCAACGAGATCGCGATGGAGATCGCCGAGAACTACTCGGACGAGCTGATGGAGGAAATGACTGCCCTTCAGGACGCGATCGACGCGGAAAACCTGTGGGATCTGGACAGCCAGATCGACGTTTCGATGGAGGCGCTGCGCTGCCCGCCGGACGACGCCGACATCGCCAATCTTTCGGGCGGTGAAAAACGCCGCGTGGCGCTGTGCAAGCTGCTGCTGGAAGCGCCCGACATGCTGCTGTTGGACGAACCGACCAACCACCTTGACGCCGAGACCATCGCCTGGCTGCAACAGCACCTGATCGACTACAAAGGTACCATCCTGATCGTCACCCACGACCGCTACTTCCTGGATGACATCACCGGCTGGATTCTCGAATTGGACCGCGGCCGCGGCATCCCCTACGAGGGCAACTACTCCTCGTGGCTGGAACAAAAGGCCAAGCGGCTGGAGCAGGAAGCCCGCGAGGACAAATCCAAGCAGAAGACGCTACAGCGCGAACTGGAATGGATGCGTCAGGGTCAAAAGGCGCGTCAGGCCAAGTCCAAAGCCCGGATCAACGCCTATAACGAGCTGGCCGAACAGTCCGAGCGCGAAAAACTGACCCGCGCTCAGATCGTCATCCCCAACGGCCCGCGCCTGGGCAGCAAAGTGATCGAGGTCAATGGGCTGGCCAAGCACATGGGCGACAAGCAACTGATCGAAAATCTCTCGTTCAGCCTGCCGCCCGGTGGCATCGTCGGCGTGATCGGCCCCAACGGCGCCGGTAAATCGACCCTGTTCAAAATGCTCACCGGCCAGGAAAAGCCCGACGCCGGCACCATCGAATACGGCGATACGGTGCAGCTGTCCTATGTCGATCAGTCGCGCGACGACCTCAACGACAACGACACCGTGTGGGAGGCGATCACCGGCGGCGCCGAGATCATCCAGCTGGGCGACGCGCAGGTCAATTCCCGCGCCTATTGCTCGTCCTTCAACTTCAAGGGCGGCGACCAGCAGAAAAAGGTCTCTCTGCTGTCAGGGGGTGAGCGCAACCGCGTCCACATGGCCCGCCTGCTGAAAGAGGGCGGCAACGTCCTGCTGCTGGATGAGCCGACCAACGACCTCGACGTCGAAACCCTGCGCGCGCTGGAAGATGCCCTTGTCGATTTCGCCGGCTGCGCCGTGGTGATCTCGCACGACCGTTTCTTCCTCGACCGGATTTGCACGCATATTCTGGCGTTTGAAGGCGACGCGCATGTGGAGTGGTTCGAGGGCAACTTCGAGGATTACGAAGAGGATAAAAAGCGGCGGTTGGGGCCGGATGCGCTGGAACCCAAACGGTTGAAGCATAAGAAGTTTGCGCGGTGA
- a CDS encoding nicotinate-nucleotide adenylyltransferase produces the protein MERYGIPYARPGQVVGLFGGSFDPPHQGHVHVTLEAMKAFGLDRVWWLVSPGNPLKERGPAPMDRRLSAARNVMQHPGVEVTDIEALTGTRATADTLTALQRLYPQVRFVWLMGADNLAQFHRWKDWRRIMDSVPVGVVARPGDRISARMSRAARVYAKYRIDGQARHLLGRAQAPAWCFVNVPMVDVSSTEIRTRGEWRAEVLPE, from the coding sequence ATGGAGCGGTACGGCATACCCTATGCGCGACCTGGGCAGGTCGTCGGTCTGTTCGGCGGGTCGTTTGATCCACCGCATCAAGGCCATGTGCATGTCACGCTTGAGGCGATGAAGGCGTTCGGGCTGGATCGGGTTTGGTGGCTGGTATCGCCGGGCAATCCGTTGAAGGAACGCGGGCCGGCCCCCATGGACAGGCGACTGTCGGCAGCACGGAATGTGATGCAGCACCCAGGGGTCGAGGTGACGGACATCGAGGCGCTCACGGGTACGCGCGCGACTGCGGATACTCTGACAGCATTGCAGCGATTGTATCCACAGGTCCGATTTGTCTGGCTGATGGGGGCGGACAATCTGGCGCAATTTCACCGCTGGAAAGATTGGCGGAGGATCATGGACAGCGTCCCTGTCGGTGTGGTCGCACGGCCCGGCGACCGGATATCCGCCCGGATGTCCAGGGCGGCGCGGGTTTATGCCAAGTACAGGATCGACGGGCAGGCGCGGCATCTTTTGGGGCGGGCGCAGGCTCCGGCCTGGTGTTTCGTGAACGTGCCGATGGTTGATGTCAGTTCCACTGAGATTCGGACACGCGGCGAATGGCGCGCGGAAGTGTTGCCGGAATAG
- a CDS encoding MOSC domain-containing protein, with amino-acid sequence MPELAELIAGWAQPGCVTWIGARPERRAEMVSLEESVIAEAGLISDRARVGKRAVTLIQQEHLAAIGSYLGQGPVAPAVLRRNLVVSGINLAALKGREVQVGEAILRFTVICAPCSRMEEALGKGGYSAVRGHGGWCAEVVRPGRVRLGDVVQPVD; translated from the coding sequence ATGCCGGAACTGGCGGAATTGATTGCGGGTTGGGCGCAGCCCGGTTGCGTAACTTGGATCGGAGCGCGACCAGAGCGCCGGGCCGAGATGGTGTCACTGGAGGAATCCGTGATTGCTGAGGCCGGTCTGATCAGTGACCGCGCCCGCGTTGGCAAGCGGGCAGTGACTTTGATCCAGCAGGAGCATCTGGCGGCGATTGGGTCGTACTTGGGGCAGGGGCCGGTTGCGCCCGCGGTTCTGCGGCGCAATCTGGTGGTGTCGGGGATCAATCTGGCGGCGCTCAAAGGACGCGAGGTGCAGGTGGGCGAGGCTATTTTGCGATTTACAGTGATCTGTGCGCCATGCAGCCGGATGGAAGAAGCGCTGGGCAAGGGCGGCTATTCCGCCGTGCGTGGGCACGGAGGATGGTGTGCCGAAGTCGTGCGACCCGGGCGGGTTCGGCTGGGCGATGTGGTGCAACCTGTTGATTGA